The Mycobacterium paragordonae genome includes a region encoding these proteins:
- a CDS encoding CoA-acylating methylmalonate-semialdehyde dehydrogenase, with translation MTTQIPHFIDGQRTAGSSTRTADVLNPSTGEVQATVPMASTADVDAAVASAVEAQKGWAAWNPQRRARVLMKFVDLVNKNIDELAELLSLEHGKTVPDARGDVQRGIEVIEFCIGIPHLLKGDYTEGAGPGIDVYSLRQPLGVVAGITPFNFPAMIPLWKAGPALACGNAFVLKPSERDPSVPVRLAELFLEAGLPPGVFQVVHGDKEAVDAILQHPDIQAVGFVGSSDIAQYIYSHAAATGKRSQCFGGAKNHMIVMPDADLDQAVDALIGAGYGSAGERCMAISVAVPVGEQTADRLRARLIERINGLRVGHSLDPKADYGPLVTEAALTRVRDYIGQGVEAGAELVIDGRERASDDLTFGDANLEGGYFIGPTLFDHVTPEMSIYTDEIFGPVLCIVRAHDYEEALRLPSEHEYGNGVAVFTRDGDTARDFVSRVQVGMVGVNVPIPVPVAYHTFGGWKRSGFGDLNQHGPASIQFYTKTKTVTSRWPSGIKDGAEFVIPTMN, from the coding sequence ATGACCACGCAGATTCCGCACTTCATCGACGGGCAGCGCACCGCCGGCTCCTCCACCCGCACCGCCGACGTCCTCAACCCGAGCACCGGGGAGGTGCAGGCCACCGTCCCCATGGCGTCGACGGCTGACGTCGACGCCGCGGTGGCATCCGCGGTCGAGGCCCAAAAGGGCTGGGCCGCATGGAATCCGCAGCGCCGCGCCCGGGTCCTGATGAAGTTCGTCGACCTGGTCAACAAGAATATCGACGAGCTGGCCGAGCTGCTGTCCCTCGAACACGGCAAGACCGTGCCGGACGCCAGGGGTGACGTGCAGCGCGGCATCGAGGTGATCGAGTTCTGCATCGGGATCCCGCACCTGCTGAAGGGCGACTACACAGAGGGCGCGGGGCCCGGCATCGACGTCTACTCGCTGCGCCAGCCGCTGGGCGTGGTGGCGGGCATCACCCCGTTCAACTTCCCGGCCATGATCCCGCTGTGGAAGGCCGGTCCGGCGCTGGCGTGCGGAAATGCGTTCGTGCTCAAGCCGAGCGAACGCGACCCCTCGGTTCCGGTGCGACTGGCCGAGCTGTTCCTGGAAGCGGGTCTGCCGCCCGGGGTGTTCCAGGTGGTGCACGGCGACAAGGAAGCCGTCGACGCGATCCTGCAGCACCCCGATATCCAGGCGGTGGGTTTCGTCGGCAGCTCCGACATCGCCCAGTACATCTACAGCCACGCGGCGGCCACCGGCAAGCGTTCCCAGTGCTTCGGCGGCGCCAAGAACCACATGATCGTCATGCCCGACGCTGACCTCGACCAGGCCGTCGACGCGCTGATCGGCGCCGGTTACGGCAGCGCCGGCGAACGCTGCATGGCGATCAGCGTCGCCGTGCCGGTCGGCGAGCAGACCGCAGACCGACTGCGCGCCAGGCTGATTGAGCGCATCAACGGGCTGCGTGTCGGCCACAGCCTGGACCCCAAGGCCGACTACGGCCCATTGGTCACCGAAGCCGCACTGACCCGGGTGCGGGACTACATCGGCCAGGGCGTGGAGGCCGGCGCCGAACTGGTTATCGATGGACGCGAACGCGCCAGCGACGACCTGACTTTCGGTGACGCCAATCTCGAGGGCGGCTACTTCATCGGCCCCACCTTGTTCGACCACGTCACCCCGGAGATGTCGATCTACACCGATGAGATCTTCGGACCGGTGCTGTGCATCGTGCGTGCCCACGATTACGAAGAGGCGCTCCGGTTGCCGTCCGAGCACGAATACGGCAACGGGGTGGCGGTCTTCACCCGCGACGGCGACACCGCGCGCGACTTCGTCTCCCGGGTGCAGGTGGGCATGGTCGGGGTCAACGTCCCGATCCCGGTTCCGGTGGCCTACCACACCTTCGGCGGTTGGAAGCGGTCCGGCTTCGGCGACCTCAACCAGCACGGCCCGGCGTCGATCCAGTTCTACACCAAGACCAAGACCGTCACCTCCCGCTGGCCCTCCGGCATCAAAGACGGTGCCGAATTCGTCATCCCCACAATGAATTAG
- a CDS encoding class I SAM-dependent methyltransferase, protein MAVRDAVMAGIAKQLGHPSGLRGRFVGMLLNRGNRAFVSAAVQALQPQPSAEVADIGFGGGVGLRFLLDSVGKAGLVHGVEISETMLVRARHRYRREIAAGRLTLRQGSLAELPFDDGQLSGLITVNTIYFVTELDRVFAELARVVNGSGRIVIGLADPDAMAKMPTSRHGFHLRPVAEVVEALRRAGLSVEHRRIDRSTLPAHLLICTPASPAG, encoded by the coding sequence ATGGCTGTCCGGGACGCCGTCATGGCAGGCATCGCGAAGCAACTCGGCCACCCCAGCGGGTTGCGCGGGCGGTTCGTCGGCATGTTGCTCAATCGTGGCAACCGGGCATTTGTGAGTGCGGCGGTGCAGGCGCTGCAACCACAGCCGTCGGCTGAAGTGGCGGATATCGGTTTCGGCGGTGGGGTCGGGCTGAGGTTTCTGCTCGACAGTGTCGGTAAGGCGGGCCTGGTACACGGTGTCGAGATCTCGGAGACGATGCTGGTCCGTGCTCGGCATCGGTACCGCCGTGAAATCGCGGCCGGGCGCCTGACCTTGCGGCAAGGGTCCCTCGCGGAGCTGCCTTTCGACGATGGACAGCTGAGCGGTCTTATCACCGTCAACACCATCTACTTCGTCACCGAGTTGGATCGTGTGTTCGCCGAACTCGCCCGCGTGGTGAATGGTTCGGGCCGGATCGTCATCGGACTGGCGGACCCCGACGCAATGGCGAAGATGCCTACCAGTAGGCACGGGTTCCATCTCCGCCCGGTGGCCGAGGTGGTGGAGGCACTGCGTCGCGCCGGACTTTCTGTCGAACACCGTCGAATCGACAGGAGTACCCTCCCGGCCCACCTGCTGATCTGCACCCCAGCCTCGCCGGCGGGTTAG
- a CDS encoding RNA polymerase sigma factor, giving the protein MTPGDQPVDPRPLRAVPDDGYANWEAVYQDNVTWVYRTLFARVGNRADAEDLTTEVFMAALRPLRLTASVAEVRGYLRATARTVLAAHWRETMGREITSIDDIEQPPQSEEAVSDAPQRVARVLDQLPENYRRILQLRFLGGNSIKESAAQLGVSVANAKVLQHRALRLAAQLNEGSER; this is encoded by the coding sequence GTGACGCCAGGCGATCAACCCGTCGACCCGCGGCCGTTGCGCGCGGTGCCCGATGACGGTTACGCGAATTGGGAGGCGGTCTATCAGGACAACGTCACCTGGGTGTATCGCACGCTGTTCGCCCGCGTGGGCAACCGTGCGGATGCCGAAGACCTGACGACCGAGGTCTTCATGGCTGCCTTGCGACCCCTGCGGTTGACCGCCAGCGTGGCCGAAGTGCGGGGCTATCTGCGGGCTACTGCGCGAACCGTGCTGGCCGCGCACTGGCGCGAAACCATGGGGCGCGAAATCACCTCGATCGACGACATCGAGCAACCACCGCAGAGTGAGGAAGCGGTGAGCGACGCCCCGCAGCGCGTCGCCCGGGTTCTGGACCAACTGCCGGAGAACTATCGTCGGATCCTGCAGCTGAGATTTCTGGGAGGTAATTCGATCAAGGAATCCGCGGCCCAGCTCGGGGTGAGCGTCGCCAACGCCAAGGTGCTCCAACATCGCGCGCTGCGACTCGCCGCGCAATTGAACGAGGGGAGCGAGCGATGA
- a CDS encoding ubiquinol-cytochrome c reductase iron-sulfur subunit translates to MNARGLRRYVDDLLRGRRPRPFQPDDFEAAQIRTAIELRAAGVDGAADGGAGKPAPEFLDNLQARLAEQMAGTQPMPKDNTTRRQVIVGTSAAAAAAVGAVAVDRLVIGGPTAEAPAVAGQLTPSDGRWMRVAASSDVPEGVMHPFDLGSINGFVRRVQGKPEAVSGVCTHQGCRLWFDAPDDRLRCPCHSTSFAPGGQVLTHQLPIAPKPLPTLMIRESDGVIEVFAPARSGEST, encoded by the coding sequence ATGAACGCGCGAGGGCTGCGCAGGTACGTCGATGACCTGCTCCGGGGTCGCAGGCCTCGCCCATTCCAGCCTGACGACTTCGAGGCCGCGCAGATTCGGACCGCTATTGAGTTGCGGGCGGCGGGCGTCGACGGTGCCGCTGACGGTGGTGCTGGCAAACCGGCGCCGGAATTTCTCGACAATCTGCAGGCCCGCCTCGCTGAGCAGATGGCCGGCACGCAACCGATGCCGAAGGACAACACGACCCGCCGGCAGGTCATCGTCGGTACGTCGGCAGCCGCGGCCGCGGCCGTCGGCGCGGTAGCCGTTGATCGACTCGTCATCGGCGGCCCGACCGCCGAGGCTCCGGCCGTCGCAGGCCAACTCACCCCCAGCGATGGCCGCTGGATGCGGGTCGCCGCGAGTTCCGATGTGCCCGAAGGGGTGATGCATCCCTTCGATCTGGGCTCGATCAATGGATTCGTCCGGCGCGTGCAAGGCAAACCGGAGGCCGTGTCGGGGGTATGCACCCATCAGGGATGCCGACTGTGGTTCGACGCCCCTGACGACCGCCTGCGCTGCCCGTGCCATTCGACATCCTTCGCGCCCGGTGGGCAGGTGCTCACGCATCAATTGCCGATCGCTCCAAAGCCGTTGCCCACGTTGATGATTCGTGAGTCCGATGGCGTCATTGAGGTATTCGCCCCGGCGCGTTCCGGCGAATCGACCTAG
- a CDS encoding cupredoxin domain-containing protein, translating to MSSMPASPGGTASQSVTAPVGGDQVSIDNFAFAPATLTVRAGGTVTWTNRDEEPHTVAASDGSFHSPGMGTGATFSRTFATPGTFEYVCSIHPMMRGTVVVTP from the coding sequence ATGTCCTCGATGCCCGCCTCCCCGGGTGGCACCGCGTCACAAAGCGTGACGGCGCCGGTCGGCGGCGACCAGGTCAGCATCGACAACTTCGCGTTCGCTCCGGCAACCTTGACCGTCCGCGCGGGCGGCACCGTCACGTGGACGAACCGCGATGAGGAACCGCACACCGTCGCCGCGAGCGATGGATCGTTTCATTCACCCGGCATGGGGACGGGGGCTACCTTCTCGCGGACGTTTGCCACGCCGGGCACCTTCGAATACGTGTGTTCGATTCACCCGATGATGCGCGGCACCGTGGTGGTGACGCCATGA
- a CDS encoding metallophosphoesterase family protein, with protein sequence MTRDPRTMSRRQLIRHSAWFGAAVGLAVAGGEVISHVASATAAERAVARPALRFAQISDSHLGFTGPANSDVTKTFAQAIDQVNNLGYTPDFVIHTGDLTHLSTAEQFDQVKQMMGGLRTPHVFTVPGEHDSVDDAGQKYRNAFGAGTRGDGWYSFDIAGVHVIALVNTLNLKKLGHLGVDQLEFVEKDVARLSSDTPIVVFSHIPLFAMYPDWGWGTDDAGQVLNYLRRFSSVTCLNGHVHQVFSKTDGNVTFYSGNTTAYPLPHPGDGPTPKPVTLPAGKLRDALGIREVSYQRGTSALALKESALQ encoded by the coding sequence ATGACCCGGGACCCGCGCACCATGAGCCGTCGCCAGCTCATCCGGCATTCGGCGTGGTTCGGCGCTGCGGTGGGCCTCGCGGTGGCCGGCGGCGAAGTCATCTCCCACGTCGCGAGCGCAACGGCGGCCGAACGTGCCGTCGCTCGCCCCGCCCTGCGATTCGCCCAGATCAGCGATAGTCATCTCGGTTTCACCGGGCCGGCGAATTCCGATGTCACGAAGACCTTCGCCCAGGCCATCGATCAGGTCAACAACCTCGGCTACACACCGGATTTCGTCATTCACACCGGTGACCTGACCCATCTGTCGACCGCGGAACAATTCGATCAGGTCAAGCAGATGATGGGCGGATTGCGCACCCCGCACGTCTTCACGGTGCCCGGTGAACACGACTCGGTCGACGACGCCGGGCAGAAGTACCGCAACGCCTTTGGGGCGGGCACCCGCGGCGACGGGTGGTACAGCTTCGACATCGCCGGCGTGCACGTCATCGCGCTGGTCAACACGCTGAACCTGAAAAAGCTGGGGCATTTGGGCGTCGATCAGCTGGAATTCGTGGAGAAGGATGTCGCGCGGTTGTCCAGTGATACGCCCATCGTCGTGTTCAGCCATATCCCGCTGTTCGCCATGTACCCCGACTGGGGGTGGGGCACCGACGATGCCGGCCAAGTCCTGAACTATCTGCGCCGGTTCTCATCGGTGACCTGTCTGAACGGTCATGTCCACCAGGTCTTCTCCAAGACCGACGGCAACGTGACGTTCTACAGCGGCAACACCACCGCTTATCCGCTACCGCATCCGGGCGACGGTCCCACGCCGAAGCCGGTCACGCTGCCGGCCGGCAAACTGCGCGACGCGCTGGGCATTCGGGAGGTCAGTTACCAGCGTGGAACCAGTGCGCTAGCCCTGAAAGAGTCTGCACTGCAATGA